The genomic DNA ACCCGTATCACTGTTTTAAGCTGCTTCTGGTTGCCTTTATCCATTTAAACTCCATGAGAgaagcagcacagctctccctAGCGAGGACCCGTGGTACAAGAGTGGAAGCGTTTCCAGGCACAAGTCAAAGGCGCTGTCCTACATAATGACATCCATGGGAAGGACACCAGAATTGTAAGTCATTCAGAAAAAACTATACTGTCACTGAACGTACCCAGGGTTGAACCTGAGTGTGAACTAAGcctaatttataaaataaataacaaattagTTGCATAATTCTCAAGTTAAATCAGTTTATTGTATCTTCCCGAATAAGCTCTGAGGCTCTGCAGGACAAACAGCTGTTTGCTCGTGCAGGAGCTTTTTAAATTCAACTTGTAGTATATATGTATAACAGGTATCATCTCACAGGCGTGTTTCTGTCCGGGGGTGCCGACAGATGTTGTATTTGGGAGTAGCGCTTGTATCCCTGCAGCCCCCGGGCCCAGGGGACCACTGTGCCGAATGCTGGGCAGACACAGACAGTCCCTGACCCAACGCCTTGAAGTCAAGGCTGGATTTTAAACCCAGGTATTTACAGCTATGAATTTGGACATTTCTACCTGAACCACCCCCCCCGGCCATCCTGCGTTCTGCTTGATGTGGGCTCACCTCTGCAGGATGAAGgactccaggtccctctgaaaggcagcaggagcagattTTATTGCCAAATTCAAGCAAGTGATCATTAAAATCCCACCCAACACACAGCAGTGGAAATTTCAGCATCTCTGGTTTACATGTTTCCCTCCAAGGACAGATATGGTTTTTATAGCGGCTCTCACAAAAACTCCATCTTTCCCGGCAGGGGCAGATAAGGCATAAAGAGCTTTTCTgcaggggggagaagaaaggggaatTCATCCACGCTGCCGTGAAGTCAGGACGGGCACTTTAAGCACCTCCGTGGAGGTGAGGGAGATGGCGATACTCACACCAGATGCTCCAGGCTCCGTCCCGTGGGCACTGCAGTCCCGCACCCCGTGGTGGACCCCTCCCGGGATCCTGCACCCGTGCCCGGGACATAGTCCGGGGTACATGGCAGGGACACCTGACTCACCCCATCAGCTGATGCCAGACGGTGGAAACCACCACCCTCCCTCACCCCATCCCTGACCACCTTTTTACAAGGCCGGGCAGACCTTCGTGCCCAGGCCCACGGATGTTTTCCTGCATCTCCATGGTTACAGCACCTATAAAACACACAGAATTTTTTTATGGGTGTCAGCCCTGCCCTCAGCATTCTTCCTTGCTTGGGCAGGGCCCACCTACTTAAAGGGTGCCGGCGGGCTGGTCCTACCACCCCAGGGAGAGCCGCGCCGAGGACAGCGatcagggctgctgctgggagaggttgcggttcctctctgcccaccgaAGCGGAGGTTTGAGATTTTACATTTATGGCAAGTGGGGCTGACAGCCGTGTTGCACGTGTGTGGGGGGGGCTATGCACGGTCTCGAGAAAGCTCTAGTGCAGCCATGCAGGGGGGCTAGGACCCACCGTTAGGACCCTGCCGTgtctagcaggccctgagccaaggCGGGCTGGAGACAGCCCCTGGCTCAGCGACTGAAGGCAGAGTGCTCGCTGCAGTGGCCTTTGCTGGGTTGGTGGACACCCAGGGGGACGGGGCGGCCGGGAGGACCTGTGGTGGGGTGAGATCCCTGGGGAGATGGGTGCCTCTGTGCTCGGGGGCAGCTTTGGGAGCGGGCGAGCTGGGTCCTGGCCGCTCACAGCACGAAGGCGTCGCCTAGCCCACGCTCTGCAGAGggtcaggggctggagggggccaGGGCTGCCCAGGTGGGGGACGGGTCCCATGGGATACCCTGCACGGTGGCCTTAGGTTACGAGAGAGGCCATTAACAGCGTGTCCTTCCCTTGCAGCTGGGGGGTGGCGAGAGGATGTCGAACCACCACCCAGGTAAGGGGGctcagcggggccggggcagagccgcaGGCACCACCTGGCCCTCGCGGCCCTGGGAGCCGTTTGGTGCCGTCACCACTGGCACCCAAAGGACCGAGGCCAGGCTACCCCCCCAACAGGATCGCACGGCCCCGCGGGCATCGGCTCTGCAGGGAGGGCTCTGGGGCCTCGCCGCGCTCCCTGACGCGTCCCCTCTTCCTGCAGGACCGCATGGAGGGCCACCACCACCGCACCCCGGGCCTGGCATGCCGGGGCACCCAGGCTGCTTCAGGCCGGGACACCCGCCCGCACCTCATGGTCACCCAGGTCCTCACCCGCCGGGTCCCCACCCGCCGGGTCCCCACCCACCAGGTCCCCACCCGCCAGGTCCTCACCCACCGGGTCCCCACCCACCGGGTCCACCACATGGACATCACTGCTGAGCACTGAAATGCCACGGAAACCTGGTTTCTTTGGCACGTGTCCATCTTCATGGGCCACCTGCTCATCCTGCACTTCCAGGAGCATCTGGGGAGAGACGTCGCctgctgccctgcagctcccccaTCTCATCGCCTCCGTCTGATCTGTGCCCAACCTTGCAAAAGAGTCTCTGCCAGAAACTGAGGcttacagctttttcttttcaataaaagTCCATTTAACGCCTCTGCTTGGGCCAAATGGTTTCTATAGCTGGCAGAAAGGACTTCTGAGCTACACTGCCCACACAGACATGACCACACAGCGGGCACGGACAGGCATGAGGgctcctgcagcccctgccctcccagCTTACCCCTGTAAGCCTTGTTACTGCACGTACAGACACTGGCATGTTGGTGGGACAGGGCTGCTGACATCTCCCCTCCAACTTCCCCCTCGGGACAGGGCCACCCCCAACACCATCCCCCTGGCCGAGGTTAGAAACTCCCAAGGATGAAGATCCCCCATCTCTGGACACTTGTGCCAGGGCTGGGGGATCCGGATGTCCCTCCAGCATCTCCACATCTCTCCACACCCAGGGGCCTACCTGTGCGCCAGGGGTAAGAGGACCATCAGCCTGGTCTGGGCCACCCAGCAAGGAGAATGGGGGTCCCAGAGAGTTCACAGGAACCGGTTTTTGTGCAGACCAGTGCAACTGCCTTCTCTgccagaaagggagagggagaagggcagATACCTTCATAGGAGGGAGCCATCGTTCCTTGGGTGGCTGCATCCGTGGGGCTGGCTGAGCACagagggcttgggggagaggGCTGGGGATGGGACGGGAAAGCCAGTGGACTTAAACATTGGATTTGGCTGGTTACCATTTTGCGGAACAGTAACTGGGACAACTGTAAATGGGAATAGCACAGAGAAGAGGAGGTCTTTTCCGACTCAAGCTCCCGTCTGAGCTCTCCGGCTCCCACCTGCTCTCTCCTGCCCCACTGCATTCTCTCAtctcctctctttcccccccATCTCTGGTCCACTTGGTCATCCCGCATGCCCAGCCtcaacagaggagaggggccACTGACAATTTTGGGAGCACAAGGCAGGCTACACATCCAGAGGGGCTGTCGCAGTGTTTGCAAAACGCTGCTTCGGACTCAGCAGTCTCATCCTGCTGGCTTTGCAAGCTCATcgaggacaccccccccccagtaaGGGTGACACTGGGGCCCAGCATGTGCCCCTGAAGATGCATTTAGGCAGccaaagccaaagaaagaaatggataCGACCACCGAAGGCAGAAGAAACCTGCCACGGAGCAGCGCCACGCTCCCCAAAATGGACACCGCGTGCCCTCCCTTGCTGCTGTGGTGGAGTCGGTCCCTGGCCAGGTGACAGCCTTGTGAAAGCACCCTTCTGTAGTCCAAACCCACGTCACCTGGCTTTTGGCGAGGCTACGGAAAGGCATACCCATGAATTTGGCACTGTCCCCATAAATACCACTCACCAAAAAGACAGTGCTGCCGCCACTAACTCTGTCTTTCAGCCACTGGCAGCCTGATAGAGCCACAGTGGGGGTTATAGGGCTGGTGCAGCCAGCCCCACGTCAGAGGGGCACAGCAGAAGGACGAACAGCCTGGGCACAAGCTGCAGCAGGGCAAACCCCCATCCCATACAAGAAAATGAGCCCCGTCCCCCCACCACGAGGCTGGTGCAGCCCCGGGACGGGGCCCCCAGACGTCGGGGGGCTCTGTGCTGCCCGCGCGCACCCGGCACCCAGCTcggggcagggacaccccagtGGCGGCTCCCCGGGCTGCGGGCCAGCTGCCAGCCCCGGCGTCCCCGCGCGCATccccgcgcagcgcagcctgggcccggtgcccggtgcccggctCGGGGCGCCCCCGCCTCGGGCTGCCATTGGCGCCGCAGCGCTGCCCGCGGCTCCGGCTCTCCGCCCCCGGCATAAGAAGCCGGTGGCCGCCCGGGCGCCCGGGCCGCATCGCTGCGTCGCAGCCCAGCCGCCGGCGGGGAGGTGagcggggaaggggccgggggcggccggacCAGGCGAGCCGCGGCGGTGCCAGGGGGGCTCCGCACGCCGGCCTCCGTGAAACGCCCCCGGAACGGGGCTCGGAGCGACTGCGGCACCGCGGAGGGTCTCAGGCCGAGGGGCGGCCGTGGGACGACCGCAGTGCCTGCAGCGTCGCTCCTGGGGCTGCCGAAACGGGAGCCCGGGGCCAGGCGCCGCTTCGTCCAGCAGCCGCCTCCCGGGAAATAAAGCCTGCGGCTGCTCTCGGCGCTCGGAGGCTTTCGGGGGGTGGGTTTGCACCTCTGCCCTTGAGCAGCGGCTGCTCCGTGGCGGCAGCAGGAACCGCTGCCAGCCCGGCGACTGACGCTGCCGCGACGGTCTGCAGGGCGAGGGCGGGCGACGGACGCTGGGGCGCGGGCTTGTTTCCTCCCGCGGGCGGCACCAAAGCCGGGTGCCGCTCGGGTCCCCCCGCTGCTCGGGCAGGACGGGCCCGCGGCACCCACCGGGCGGCGGAGGAGCGGCGGgaccccgcgccggggcgggcgaaGGAGCAGCTTTCCGAGGCGCCCGCGGCAGAGACGGACGAAGCACGGGCCAAGGCGCGGGGGGCAAAGGAGGGAGGCGACGCCGCACGTCCTTAAGGGCGGGGGTGGCACCCGGAGAAAACGGCACGAGGAAATGGTttcggccgccccgctcccggggggGCATCTGcaagcagggctgggggcagctgaCGGGGGCCCTTCCCTGCCTCTCCGGGGCTCGGTCCCCGAGCCAGAGCCGCCAGCGGGGCCTTTCCGCCGCGCTGCgagcgcccggggccggcgccaCGGCCGGGCACtgctccccggggccggcgctggcCAAGCAAAGGCGTTTCTGGCACAGCCCGGGCTGAGGcacccgctgcctccctcccgccCCAGGGCCGCGCCGCCACCATGTCCGAGCTGGAGAAGGCCATGGTGGCCATCATCGACGCTTTCCACCAGTACTCGGGCAAGGAGGGCGACAAGCACAAGCTGAAGAAAGCGGAGCTGAAGGAGCTCATCAACAACGAGCTCCCCCATTTCCTCGGCGTGAGTACGGCCCCCGGCAtgccgcggcgcccggctcggCTGCCTCCGCTCTCCCGTGCCGATGGCGTGGGCGCAGGCGTTGCCCCCAGCCGggcccggagcagcggccgcggccgcagTGGGGGAGGTCGGGGCTGGGCGCGAGGGGAATCTCCTCCTTGCCCCACGACGGCACGGTCCTGCCCCAGGGGCTCCGGGGGCCCCGTCCCCGCGGCACGCCTGGGCTGGGACGCGTCCGGCGGGAGGGCCAGCAGCGGGAGCCTCCTCGGAGCGG from Apteryx mantelli isolate bAptMan1 chromosome 6, bAptMan1.hap1, whole genome shotgun sequence includes the following:
- the LOC136992302 gene encoding protein S100-B — its product is MSELEKAMVAIIDAFHQYSGKEGDKHKLKKAELKELINNELPHFLGEIKDQETVDKVMEALDSDGDAECDFQEFVAFVAMVTAACHEFFEHE